One Salmo trutta chromosome 19, fSalTru1.1, whole genome shotgun sequence genomic window carries:
- the LOC115154870 gene encoding protein CXorf40A → MTLQVGCLSFKQPYAGLVLDGVKSIETRWRPLLSTMENCTLAIHIAQKDWEADQWRDILTHTLGMSHMQIEELLASGDRFGRGVVAGLVEVGETWCCSDNVPEKDLRELEKAAVLTGLTEKHLTQLSNPRWLKEPLYARGHKDIWTVDIPVQLLPSA, encoded by the exons ATGACGTTACAAGTGGGTTGCCTATCATTCAAGCAGCCGTATGCCGGATTAGTACTGGACGGTGTAAAAAGTATTGAAACACGTTGGCGCCCTCTGCTGTCCACAATGGAAAACTGCACTCTAGCTATTCATATTGCGCAGAAGGACTGGGAGGCCGACCAGTGGAGAGACATCCTCACCCATACACTGGGAATGAGCCACATGCAAATAGAGGAACTTCTAGCATCCGGAGACAGATTTGGCCGTGGAGTCGTAGCAG GCTTGGTGGAAGTGGGGGAGACCTGGTGCTGCTCTGACAATGTGCCAGAGAAGGATCTGAGGGAGCTGGAGAAGGCAGCAGTGCTCACTGGGCTCACAGAGAAACACCTCACACAGCTGTCAAACCCACGCTGGCTCAAGGAACCCCTTTATGCCAGAGGTCACAAAGACATATGGACAGTAGACATCCCAGTGCAATTACTGCCTTCCGCGTAG
- the LOC115154869 gene encoding transmembrane protein 185-like, translated as MNLRGFFQDFNPSKFLIYACLLLFSVLLSLRLDGIIKWSYWAVFAPIWLWKLMVIIGASVGTGVWSHNPQYRAEGETCVEFKAMLIAVGIHLLLLTFEVLVCDRVERGTHFWLLVFMPLFFVSPVSVAACVWGFRHDRSLELEILCSVNILQFIFIALRLDKIISWPWLVVCVPLWILMSFLCLVVLYYMVWSVLFLRSMDVIAEQRRTHITMAISWMTIVVPLLTFEILLVHKLDGHYSSSYVSVFVPLWVSLVTLMATTFGQKGGNHWWFGIRKDFCQFLLELFPFLREYGNVSYDLHHEDPEVCEEMPAHDPPKIAPMFSKKNGVVITQSPGKYFVPPPKLCIDMPD; from the exons ATGAATCTTCGGGGATTCTTTCAAGATTTCAATCCCAG TAAATTCCTCATCTATGCCTGTCTGTTGCTGTTCTCTGTTCTACTGTCCTTGCGTCTGGATGGCATCATCAAATGGAGCTATTGGGCTGTGTTTGCCCCCATATGGCTATGGAAGCTAATGGTTATCATCGGTGCCTCAGTTGGCACAGGCGTCTGGTCCCATAACCCACAGTACAG GGCTGAGGGTGAAACCTGTGTGGAGTTCAAGGCCATGCTGATAGCGGTTGGGATCCACCTACTCCTGCTCACCTTTGAGGTGCTGGTGTGTGACCGTGTGGAGAGGGGCACCCACTTCTGGCTGCTGGTCTTCATGCCCCTCTTCTTCGTCTCGCCGGTCTCTGTTGCGGCATGTGTGTGGGGCTTCCGCCATGATCGCTCTCTAGAG TTGGAGATCTTGTGCTCGGTCAACATTCTCCAGTTTATCTTCATTGCCCTGCGACTGGATAAAATCATCAGTTGGCCATGGCTG GTCGTCTGTGTGCCACTGTGGATCCTCATGTCCTTCCTGTGCCTTGTAGTCCTCTACTACATGGTGTGGTCAGTGCTCTTTCTGCGGTCTATGGACGTCATCGCAGAGCAACGGCGCACTCACATCACCATGGCGATCAGCTGGATGACAATCGTTGTACCCTTGCTTACTTTTGAG ATCCTGTTGGTCCATAAATTGGATGGCCACTACAGCTCCAGCTATGTGTCAGTTTTCGTGCCTCTCTGGGTATCCCTGGTGACTCTGATGGCCACAACCTTTGGCCAGAAAGGAGGCAACCACT GGTGGTTTGGCATCCGAAAAGACTTCTGCCAGTTTCTTCTTGAGCTCTTTCCCTTCCTGCGGGAGTATGGGAACGTTTCTTATGACCTGCACCATGAGGACCCTGAGGTGTGCGAGGAGATGCCTGCACACGACCCGCCAAAAATAGCCCCGATGTTCAGCAAAAAAAATGGTGTGGTGATCACACAGAGCCCAGGGAAGTACTTTGTGCCTCCTCCAAAACTGTGCATTGACATGCCTGACTAA
- the LOC115154867 gene encoding cysteine protease ATG4A — MEAVLAKYENQINVFSEFLEDLPDTDEPVWVLGECYNVKTEKTGLLSDVHSRLWFTYRKKFSPIGGTGPSSDTGWGCMLRCGQMILAQALVCSQLGRAWRWRAEGGQPEEYHRILHCFLDRKDSCYSVHQMAQMGVGEGKAVGEWYGSNTVAQVLKKLALFDDWNSLAVYVSMDNTVVIEDIKKQCRQASRGSRLRPRPCGWGEPFTSGETPEQACSHTHGNRATACPHSQSQSRSDWRPLLLVIPLRLGINHINPVYIQALKECFKIPQSCGVLGGKPNLAYYFIGFVGEELIYLDPHTTQSAVESEAGSGVDDQSYHCLRSPRRMKITNLDPSVALGFFCKSEDDFDSWCNLIQQEMQMKRNLRMFELVENHPPHWPPFVPPTKPEVQTTGAEFIESSDKLFESEEEFEILNV, encoded by the exons ATGGAGGCAG TATTAGCCAAGTATGAAAACCAGATAAATGTGTTTTCTGAATTCCTTGAAGACTTGCCTGACACCGATGAACCTGTATGGGTTTTAGGAGAGTGTTACAACGTTAAAACAG AAAAGACAGGACTCCTATCGGACGTCCACTCGCGGTTATGGTTCACCTACAGGAAAAAATTCTCTCCCATAG GCGGGACAGGGCCCTCTTCTGATACAGGCTGGGGATGCATGCTACGGTGTGGGCAGATGATTCTTGCACAGGCCCTGGTATGCTCACAGCTGGGACGAG CCTGGCGTTGGAGGGCAGAGGGAGGACAGCCGGAGGAGTACCATCGTATCCTCCACTGTTTCCTGGATAGGAAAGACAGCTGTTACTCCGTACACCAAATGG CTCAGATGGGAGTCGGTGAAGGGAAGGCTGTGGGAGAGTGGTATGGCTCAAACACAGTTGCGCAAGTACTCAA GAAACTTGCACTATTTGATGACTGGAATTCTCTTGCTGTGTATGTGTCAATGGACAACACGGTGGTGATCGAGGACATCA AGAAGCAGTGTCGCCAGGCAAGCAGAGGGAGCAGATTGCGGCCCAGACCCTGTGGCTGGGGGGAACCCTTCACCTCTGGAGAAACACCAGAGCAAGCCTGTTCGCACACGCACGGGAACAGAGCCACGGCGTGTCCGCATTCTCAATCCCAGTCTCGTTCTGACTGGAGGCCCCTGCTGCTGGTCATACCTCTCCGTTTGGGAATCAACCACATCAACCCTGTCTACATCCAGGCCCTCAAG GAGTGTTTTAAAATACCACAATCCTGTGGTGTGCTGGGAGGAAAGCCCAATCTGGCCTATTACTTCATCGGATTTGTAG GAGAGGAGCTGATCTACCTGGACCCCCACACCACCCAGTCAGCCGTGGAGTCAGAGGCTGGCAGTGGAGTGGACGACCAGAGCTACCACTGTCTGAGGAGTCCACGCCGCATGAAGATCACCAACCTGGACCCCTCTGTGGCCCTG GGATTTTTTTGTAAGAGTGAGGATGACTTTGACAGTTGGTGTAACCTGATCCAGCAG GAGATGCAGATGAAGAGGAACCTGAGGATGTTTGAGCTGGTGGAGAATCACCCGCCCCATTGGCCCCCCTTCGTTCCTCCCACCAAACCAGAGGTTCAGACCACAGGGGCCG